AGCTTTGGGTCAGGGAATCGGCGGTCAGAATCCACACTCCCACCTGTGATGGCTGTTTGACCTTGAGCATGTTACTTTTTATGTTAATAAAACTCAGTTTTCTAGTTCTATACATTTGGTGCTACCATCAATCCCTGAGCTGCATTAAATCCAATACCATACAAGCAAGTACCTTGCAGTGTCCAAAGGCCAACAAACTACACTCTTCTTGTCTTTTCCCACCAATTGAAAGACTAGTGGAATATTTGCAGCCATTTTTACAAAAAGCCAGAAGCCAATTCATTCAAACGTGGCTGTTATAACTTTCTGCTCTAACTCTAAGAAATGGGGACCCCTCGCATGAGAGTAGGGAGGCCTCCTGACGTGCTAAAAGCTCTATCTTGTTTTCACAGAGTCAAATTTTTTCAGAGAAATGAAGAGTTCAGACTCGTAGCCCAAGTGCTCGGGTCTCAAATTAGACAACTTTGTCCTGACAGGAACCGAGTCACAGCTGTCATACCTGATTATTTTTAGAGTTACTACTAAACCCTTTTTATGGTATGAGCTGCCACTGTTCAAGGCAAACAGAAAGACTTCACATTTTATCATGACAGCTCTGGAGCCTTCCACCTCCTCCTGTTCTTATTTTCCAGCCTGTCTTTGGAAGGGATGAGGGGGGCATCTGACAGTCTTATAGTGAGGAAGGCAGACCCATGGCTTGTTACTACACGCGAGGGATTTATAGCTCCCAAAGCTGAGCAAGGCCCACTGCCTCCAGGGAGCCCAGGAGAAGTATTTCCAGAGGAAATAGCTGTTCCATAGCCTTCTCTGGATGAACCATCGTCTTCTATGACAGGCAAAATTTGACCCTCAGGTAACCAGCCAATAAGAGTGCTTGTATGCAAATGATCATAGGTGTTGGCCGGGATTGGCCAGCTTGTGGGTGATGTCATAATTTCCCTTCTCTGACCCAACAATGCCACCACCACTAAAAAGGCCACTCCTGCCTGTAGCTCTTGCAGAGAGAAAAATTCACCGCAAGCAGAGCACCTTCTAGATTGCTCCTGGGGTGTGAGGACAAAAGTCGCTGTTGTCCAACTTATCGAATCCAGAAAAAACAATGGTCATACAAACATGGGAAAAGAAATCCAGTTAAGGCCTAAGGCGAATGTCTCTTCTTACATCCACTTTTTGCTGAATTACAGAAACAAATTTAAGGAGCAGCAGCCAAATACCTACCTTGGCTTTAAAGAGTTCTCTAGAAAGTGTTCAGAAAAATGGAGGTCCATCTCAAAGCATGAAAAGGCCAAATATGAAGCCCTGGCCAAGCTCGACAAAGCCCGATACCAGGAAGAAATGATGAATTATGTTGGCAAGAGGAAGAAACGGAGAAAGCGGGACCCCCACGCACCCAGACGGCCTCCATCGTCCTTCCTACTCTTCTGCCAAGAACACTACACCCAGCTGAAGACGGAGAATCCGAACTGGTCAGTGGTGCAGGTGGCCAAGGCTTCAGGGAAGATGTGGTCTGTGACGACAGACGTGGAAAAGCAGCCATATGAACAGAGAGCAGCTGTCCTGAGAGCTCAGTACCAAGAGGAACTCAAAGCCTACCGTCAACAGCGTAATGGCAGGAAGAAGAGCCTAGTGCCAGCTGAGAACCAGTGCAGAGGGGAAGCTGAGTCAGGCAAAGCTGATGGAtccatttagaaaaaataaaatgccattcaACTGTATTACCTGAGCCTGGTGTCATGTGTGGCATTTGAGCTGCTGCTTTGGGGAAGTGACGGGTTTGGTAAAGGAGGAGATTGGGATTGGGAAACTGATCTTGGGGAGCGGCTGGCTCTGGGAGAAGTGGCGGCATGGTCCAAAGGGCTCAGCTGGGGCAGGAAGGTGGAAGTTTCCAGGAGTAAAGGAGGTAGGAGTATCCTGGTTGCAAGTGGTTATCTGGGTTGGAAGACTGTGCTCTGGGTCAGGTGCAGGAATCCTAGGTGCAGCTCAGGTGAAGAGGGTGGAATCCTGCTAGGACCAGAAAGCCTGGAGCTCAGTTCAGGCTCCCCTTTCAGGCACTAGTCAGGAAGTCATGCCATGGGTGGGACCAGGCTAGAGTTTGGCTGGTCCCGAGGGGACCCAGGGTTTCTCCAGCCATTCCGGATACTGAGCCTCCAGCAAGACTTAGAAGCCCCGAGTGGGCCAGGAGGAAATTCCAGTGGTGCTCCTTAGTTAGGATGAGCCTAGGGACTGACTTCACCAAAAACACAGGGCCTCTAACTGCAGCTCCCAGGCTTGGAGCATCCATGCACCCAGTTATTTTTCTGTGGATATGAGCATAATGTGTATAACTGAACTTACGGCCACCTAGCATATAGTCTTCTTCCTCTTGGTCACAGCACCCTGCTCTCTTTTGTGACTCCCTTTTCTGACCAAGCCTTGATCACAGGATGTAACCCCCCTGGCCACAGTAATGGGTCAAGTGATGGGCATCTGACCCACACTGGTCCATCAGAGTAGACCTCAGATCCTGTGTAAGGAGTCCTGGGAGAGCATGCAGCCCAGGGGCTGTTGACAGCCACGTGCCATCTCACAGGGCCTGAGAATGAGGCTACAATGGCACAGTCCCTCTGGCAACAAAACATTCTCCTGGACCTTCCACTGAAGGTGAGCCcacatgtttcatttttttgcctAAGATAGTTTGAGTTAGATTTTCTGCTACTTGATAACTTGACACAAATAGGATTGTGCTGTAAGTGTCTGTAAGGTAACTGGATTTTTCAGGCAATAATATACTGTGGGCAACGTTTCATACAAATCaatataaatcaaaatggaatatCTTGAAATGGTTCTTTTGACTTCTTGACATCAAAAAGACTGGGACAAAATGTACGACTGCTCTTTTGTCACCAGGTTCTGCACGCAACAGACTTCCCtaaccccaccccagcccctatTCCATGATCAAGGACTCACCTTTTCTACTTGACTGCACCATTTGAACTTTTACTtccaaaacaagtaaaaatacatattttctttagaaCTGTGTGAGCCTTTAGGGGATGAGAGGAAACATAGTGAAGTGATTTAGAAATTCACGGTCTAGAATCAGACAAGCCATTTAGGGAGGATTctcatgtgccaggtgctgtgctgggtACAGGGAGGCGCAACACGGACTCCTGTTAGGTTGCTGCCCTGTGAGAACTTTCCTTCTGATGAGAGAGCTGGATGTGGGCACAAATCACAGCACTACCAGGCATGCTGACCAAAGTGAATTCGCAGTGCTGGGGAGGGCGTGGCGACCACCCACCGAGCCTGTCACTGAAGTCTTCACGGAGGAAGCAGCCTTGTTCCACTTGGCAACCTTGTACTCATGCTGGCAACATTCCCATTCCCCGTTCCTCACAGCTGCTATTCCAACTTGGCTCTGCTTCTCCTCCAGCCCAACCTCCACCCTCTCAGGAGACGCCCTCATTTTCTGCTTCATTGAGAAAATAGAGATCATCAGACACAAGtgctctcagttttctttttttcctcaaaatgtaGTCCACACCTGTCCTTTCCTCCTGGTCTCCTGTCTCCCCTTCTTGCTACCTGCCTGGTTCCCTCAGGCCCCTTGCTCCTTACTGTCAGGGTGCTGACCCTTCAGCCTCTCAGTGTGCACAAGTTAACTTGATGCCATGATATGGTGGTTTCAATCTTAACATTGGTAGGATCTTGGGCAAGTTCTTgttcctctgagcctcaggtttctcATCTTTGCAATGGGGTGATGCCCGCCTTATAGGTTGTTTTAGTGATTAAATGAGGCAATGCATTCTAAAGTATTTGGCTCAGTCCTGAACACCTAATAGGTACTGTGGTGGATACCCTCTAGGGCAGCTGTTCCATGATCATCCCCCTCCCCCTGGAGTTCACACCCTTGTATAATCCCCTTCCATTAAATGTGGGCAGAGCCTGTGACTATCTTCCAACCAAAAGAATATGGCAAAGGAGAAGGAATGTCATGCCCATGGCTATGTACTGATATTCTATCTTGCTAGCCAATTTGGTCTAGAGATTCTCCTTGCTGCTTGATGAAGTAAAAAGCCAAGTTTGAGAAGCCCATGTGGCAAGGACCTGTGGGAACTCTCTAGCAGTTGAGGGTGGCCTCTGACCAATGGGAGCTCTCAATTCTACAACCGCAAGGAACTGGATGCTGCAGCAACCACTCAAGCAGGGGAGCAGATCCTTCCCCAGTCGAGCCACCAGATGAGAACTCAGCCCTGGCTGACATCTGATCTCAGCCTTGTGAGACCTCAAGCAATACCCAGATAAGCTGTTGCTAACCCACAGAAATATAAGTGTATGAATGTGTGTTTAAATGTACAAATGTTTAAGCCATTTAAATGTATATTGTTTTAAACAACTAAATTCATGGCAATTTGTTACATAACAATAGACAGCTAATATATTACACAATAAATGTCAGTTTCCTTATAACTCTAGAAGAGATGGTCTTTAACCTTGTTTCTTCCTCCAGCCTCTACCCTGCccatttaatttcctttcctttgttacCAACCTCTTGAAGGCAGAGgagcccctcccacccctccagcaCTAATGAGGTCCTGACTTGTACTGCTCTGCCGTTGTTTCTGTTGGGCTGTCTTGTCTCCAACCTGATTGTGGGCTCTTGGCGGGCAGCAGCTGTGTGATGTACCCACTCCTCTCTGGGAAGAGGGCTTCCACACAGCCAAGCCTCAGCCGTCATGCCACCTTTTCTGGTTTCCTGTGTGATTAATTATGTGAATGTGGGCAGCCAAGTCAGAGCTTGGACAACAGTTTGCAGTGCTCCTGCTGAAAACTAACTCCATTAACAGTCCTTTATGAAAAAGACAACAGGAGGGTGTAAATCTACTGGCTTCTAATGACAGTGGAGGGACAGTCAGGGTAGGAGGACGAGAAGTGGGAGGAGGCTGGACCTAAGATAAAGCATGGGAGGAAAAGCAAGTGGAGAATCTGGTGTGGTGCCAGCATCCCAGGCCCACTCAGCTGGCTCTGGGGCCCCTACCctgggaagaggaaggcagagtcTCTGGGCCCATCACCATCTTGATGACTGAAACACTCCACTGTGATtcttctctcctagagccttttcctgtgtctgtgtagtcattaatttattcattcattagcaaatatttatgtaaatctTATGCCTGCAATATACCAATAATTGTTCTGGTGTTCATACAGCAAGGTCCCTGATCTTTTACATTCCAGTGAGggggaaacagacaataaaataaCTAAGTTGACAAATAAACACACCAGATCATTTTTTTGATAGTGTCAAATGCTCTGAAGAAAATAAACCAGGGTCATGAGATGGACAGTGACAGATGGGGTGGAGGGCCCTTGAAATGGCTGGTCACAGGCTTTCTGTGGAGATGACATTTGGGTTTCAATTTAAAGGACAAGAAGGAGCCAGACATGACAAGGGCTGAAGGAAGAGTCCTTTAGCATCagagcagcaagtgcaaaggtcctgaggcaggagtgagCTTGGCATGTTAGAGGGACAGAAGGGAGGCTAGAATGACTGGAGGTGTGAGCAAGTGGGTGGGAGGTATTTAGAAAGGTGCAGGCCCTGGCAAGGAGTTTGTTTTGAAATCTAAGTGCAGTGGGGAGCCACAGAGGGTTTTCAGTAGTGGGGAGCCATGCATTTCCATCTTTGACTTCTAGATATTGGTCATTCTAGAGTCTTAAGGACTATCAAGTGCCAACAAGGGGATGCCACCCCCTCCAAGGACTACAAGAGAAAGAGGCAAAGCTAAACACCACCAAACCCACAGCAAGTTTCCTTTTGGAGAAGAGATAATGAGCAGCCTCTACTGGGTATTCTTGGAACAGCTGTAAGCTCAaaacaaatgtggaaaaaaaCTCTCTCTGTGATTCATTTTCCCAGGAAGGGAAAAATGGGTAGGCATGGTGGCAGAATATTCCAGGGGACACTTCTTCCTACGTCTCATATTTCTATGTGGAACAACTTCCaatagaccagtggttctcaacttgcagcctgcatcagaatcacctgcagggcCCATTAAGACAAAGAtttctgggccccactcccacagtttgaTTCAGTATTTCCTGGAGTGGGACCTATAATATGCATTTCTAAAAGTTCCCAGGTGACACTGATGATGCTGGTCCCTAAGCCACAGAattcttcttttccctcttccagCTGCTCATTCACTCTGCAGAGGTGGCATGACTTAGCTGATTGGTGAGTATGGGATGAGGTGGCCATTGCCAGTTCTGCCtaccccctctctctccctctttctccatccctctctctgtctccctcactgcACAGTGGATTCAGGCCTGCTTTCCAATCAGTTCATTAGTAATAAAGATGACATGCTTATCTCATCTGTCTTTTTCCTCCATCTGCCAGTTGATTCTGCCCTTGAGATGGGAATAAGTGTACTTATTTATTGAGTTTCCCTCAAATCCCAACAAAGAAGTCGATCCCAGTTGCAAAACAATCAGTTGGTATCTGGGCCACATGGCAGCATTGGGATCTTATAGTTGGTTTCAGCCTCCACTAAAGCATCAATTGTCTGGGGGCAAAAAAGTCCAGTTCCTAGGCCTTTAATAGTGGAGGTCAGGTCTGTGGTCAGGGTAAGGCCATCAGGATAAGGTCACAAAGGCATTGGCACCACTTTGTCCTGTCAGGTGACCTCTTGTCACACTCCTATAAACAATTCCCACCCTACAGGTGTGCTAGGCAATAAGTGAAAGGCCTGGGACACAACTTTAAATAAAGTCTGGTGCATAAGATATGTCCTAGAAATGGGGGTGCTTGACCTGGTCTCTAAAGGATGGTTTAAAGAAGGTGAGAAGAATGCACAAAAAGGTGGTCTCAAGCAGGGGAAACAGGTTGGCCATAACCCAAAGTGGGCCATCAGACCCTCTGGCTGGCCTTGACCTCTGGGTTGGATTACCAGTGACACAGGAAACATTCTGTTACGAGGCCATCCCCTTGTAGCAGTCA
The sequence above is drawn from the Cynocephalus volans isolate mCynVol1 chromosome 8, mCynVol1.pri, whole genome shotgun sequence genome and encodes:
- the HMGB4 gene encoding high mobility group protein B4, producing MGKEIQLRPKANVSSYIHFLLNYRNKFKEQQPNTYLGFKEFSRKCSEKWRSISKHEKAKYEALAKLDKARYQEEMMNYVGKRKKRRKRDPHAPRRPPSSFLLFCQEHYTQLKTENPNWSVVQVAKASGKMWSVTTDVEKQPYEQRAAVLRAQYQEELKAYRQQRNGRKKSLVPAENQCRGEAESGKADGSI